The Sporocytophaga myxococcoides DSM 11118 genome window below encodes:
- a CDS encoding SDR family NAD(P)-dependent oxidoreductase has protein sequence MDLKLKGKKAFITGSTAGIGFAIASRLLIEGAEVIINGRTKGSVEKAIAELKSISGNSNITGIEADLSNAEGVNKLIASLPSIDILINNAGIFEPRTFIEITDEDWFRFFEVNVMSGIRLARYCFPKMLSNNWGRIIFISSESAVFIPEEMIHYGMTKTAQLAISRGLAELTKGTNVTVNSILPGPTKSKGVGGFIEDLSRSKNISVDEVEADFFKNIRPTSLIQRFATVEEIADTVAYFVSPLASATNGASIRVEGGVIKSLL, from the coding sequence ATGGATTTAAAGCTTAAAGGTAAGAAAGCATTTATTACAGGTTCTACTGCCGGGATCGGATTTGCCATTGCCAGCAGATTGCTGATTGAGGGAGCGGAAGTTATTATCAACGGCAGAACAAAGGGAAGTGTAGAAAAGGCTATAGCTGAACTAAAGTCAATATCCGGAAATTCTAATATTACAGGGATTGAAGCTGATCTTTCAAATGCAGAAGGAGTAAACAAACTGATAGCTTCATTGCCTTCTATAGATATTCTAATTAATAATGCCGGTATCTTTGAACCCAGGACTTTTATAGAAATTACCGATGAAGACTGGTTTCGCTTTTTTGAAGTAAATGTTATGAGTGGTATCAGACTTGCCAGATACTGTTTTCCAAAAATGTTGTCTAATAATTGGGGCAGAATTATTTTTATCTCCAGTGAGTCAGCTGTTTTTATTCCTGAAGAAATGATCCATTATGGCATGACGAAGACAGCTCAGTTGGCAATTTCGAGAGGTCTTGCTGAGTTGACAAAAGGAACGAATGTTACTGTAAATTCAATATTGCCAGGGCCTACAAAGTCCAAAGGAGTAGGAGGGTTTATAGAAGATCTTTCCAGATCTAAGAATATTTCAGTAGATGAAGTAGAAGCTGATTTCTTTAAAAACATACGGCCAACTTCTCTCATTCAGAGATTTGCAACTGTTGAGGAAATCGCAGATACTGTTGCTTATTTTGTTAGTCCTCTTGCGTCAGCTACCAATGGAGCTTCTATAAGAGTTGAGGGAGGGGTGATAAAATCATTATTGTAG
- a CDS encoding DUF6688 domain-containing protein, translated as MFIIIAFFALPLLLVLLDFVVYLFNGKRFLSKGDLDLGLVKVLDFVFIVIYPLFYFFLIDETKNDCCQESATFSPEHKLTIYIFILISIGAYFYSALKKRIASPVVEVLINSMLLGGIILNVFIGIQIHPLLAMLGNIPIIILFTFQLVKNHKIFLKTNKNRDYSNGNFFEKIAWRILELNMFFKIPVLLIVFLPVLSVISSLLLLFGQKPDSLIRVFTDTYKHGFSQLDYECANVECGGHFLCSVAANGHKVIVRPVRYGERMGNKIICNRQLLVANAFEELIEQNFPKIHKAVRSNYNRVGVFIHRYYDIFNNKLVSDLIFILMKPLEFLFTIVLYTVDRNPEDRIACQYLSISDREKLNGMLNTD; from the coding sequence ATGTTTATTATTATTGCCTTTTTTGCTCTTCCATTACTTTTAGTTCTTCTGGATTTTGTAGTTTATCTTTTTAATGGAAAGCGATTTCTTAGCAAAGGAGATCTGGATCTTGGTCTTGTCAAGGTGCTGGACTTTGTATTTATAGTGATATATCCTCTCTTTTACTTTTTTCTGATAGATGAAACAAAGAACGATTGTTGTCAGGAGTCGGCTACCTTTTCACCAGAACATAAACTGACCATATATATCTTTATTCTGATCAGTATTGGTGCATATTTCTATTCTGCTTTGAAAAAAAGAATAGCAAGCCCTGTGGTAGAAGTTTTAATCAATTCAATGTTATTGGGTGGTATTATCTTAAATGTCTTTATAGGCATTCAGATTCATCCTCTTTTAGCAATGTTGGGGAATATTCCTATTATCATTCTGTTTACTTTTCAATTGGTGAAGAACCATAAAATATTTCTTAAGACTAATAAAAACAGGGATTATAGTAATGGTAATTTTTTTGAAAAAATTGCATGGAGAATATTAGAGCTTAATATGTTCTTTAAGATTCCTGTTTTATTAATAGTATTTTTACCTGTGTTATCAGTGATCAGTAGTTTATTACTGCTTTTCGGGCAGAAACCGGATTCATTGATAAGAGTGTTCACCGATACATATAAGCATGGTTTTTCTCAACTGGACTATGAGTGTGCAAATGTTGAGTGTGGAGGACATTTTTTATGTTCAGTAGCAGCAAACGGTCACAAGGTTATTGTCAGGCCTGTCAGATATGGGGAAAGAATGGGAAATAAAATCATCTGCAATAGACAGCTATTAGTAGCAAATGCATTTGAAGAACTTATAGAACAGAATTTTCCTAAGATACATAAAGCAGTTAGGTCAAATTATAACAGAGTAGGGGTTTTTATTCACAGGTATTATGATATATTCAATAATAAATTAGTTTCGGATCTTATTTTTATTCTGATGAAGCCTCTGGAGTTTTTATTTACAATAGTGCTTTATACCGTTGACAGAAATCCTGAAGATAGAATAGCTTGCCAGTATCTTAGTATTTCTGACAGAGAAAAATTAAATGGAATGCTAAATACTGATTGA
- a CDS encoding SDR family oxidoreductase gives MTKVLILGAGGRIAKHVIDQLLEEKDVELTLFLRNASRIGKTDSSVVIDGDVLDHLKLKGAMSGQDIVYANLAGEVDKMAKVIVDVMREAGVKRLIFITSLGIYDEVPGAFGKWNKSMISQYLGPYGKAAEIIENSGLDYTIIRPAWLTDYDEIDYETTQKGEDFKGTEVSRKSVAELIVKLIQHPESAIKRSLGVNKPDTDADKPAFY, from the coding sequence ATGACTAAAGTATTAATTTTAGGAGCAGGTGGCCGTATTGCTAAGCACGTGATAGATCAATTATTAGAAGAAAAAGATGTTGAGCTGACTTTGTTTCTGAGAAATGCCAGCAGAATCGGAAAGACAGACTCCTCAGTCGTGATTGATGGTGATGTCCTTGATCACCTGAAGTTAAAAGGTGCTATGTCAGGGCAGGATATTGTATATGCAAACCTTGCAGGAGAAGTAGATAAAATGGCTAAGGTCATAGTTGATGTTATGAGGGAAGCAGGTGTGAAACGACTTATCTTTATTACTTCACTTGGTATTTATGATGAAGTTCCAGGAGCTTTCGGTAAGTGGAATAAAAGTATGATTAGCCAATACCTTGGGCCATATGGAAAAGCTGCAGAGATTATAGAGAATTCCGGACTTGATTATACCATAATAAGGCCAGCATGGTTAACGGACTATGACGAAATAGATTATGAAACAACTCAAAAGGGTGAGGATTTTAAGGGGACCGAGGTTTCCCGAAAAAGTGTTGCAGAGTTGATCGTAAAACTTATCCAACATCCGGAATCTGCAATCAAAAGGAGCCTTGGTGTGAATAAACCAGATACCGATGCTGATAAGCCTGCTTTTTATTAA
- a CDS encoding (R)-mandelonitrile lyase, whose translation MTITGFQTQIFPKGGKAPADNFTGNAWVKLLVPNDGMLHCQVSNVIFEPGARNNWHTHPGGQILIVTEGIGYFQERGQPIRIIQQGEVVHIPPDVEHWHGASPGNECTHIAINTNTQNGIVVWMESVTDEEYNQSVNGN comes from the coding sequence ATGACTATAACGGGATTTCAAACCCAAATTTTTCCGAAAGGTGGAAAAGCACCGGCTGATAATTTTACGGGTAATGCCTGGGTAAAATTGTTAGTCCCAAATGATGGTATGTTGCATTGCCAGGTAAGCAATGTAATATTTGAGCCAGGGGCTAGAAACAACTGGCATACGCATCCGGGAGGACAAATACTGATTGTAACAGAAGGTATCGGCTATTTTCAGGAGAGAGGCCAACCAATACGGATAATCCAACAGGGTGAAGTGGTTCATATTCCCCCAGATGTGGAACATTGGCATGGAGCATCACCAGGTAATGAATGTACACATATTGCAATTAACACCAATACCCAGAATGGAATTGTGGTATGGATGGAGAGCGTTACTGATGAAGAATATAATCAGTCTGTCAATGGTAATTAG